Proteins encoded within one genomic window of Nonomuraea gerenzanensis:
- a CDS encoding alkaline phosphatase D family protein, whose protein sequence is MPHPSRRGFLGLGSAAFALAFTTNLADPWTAPAAAGTDYPFRLGVASGDPLHDRVILWTRLAPRPLEPLGGLPFNRIRVDWEIAEDEGFARRVRSGSTWATPEYGHSVHVDAKGLRPGREYFYRFRSGGELSPVGRTKTAPAPRSSPEALRLAFASCASWQDGYYTAYRHLAEETPDVVFHLGDYIYEYGIVPMGGNRNTPVPEQFRVQCDTLDRYRVQYGLYKSDPDLQAAHHSAPWIVTWDDHEVLDNWAGRFGPGGEVTEQDYLVIRANAFRAFWENMPVRVPSIEGPDARIYRRFTFGDLAEFSVLDTRQFRDDQVCGDGQQVDCADRLDPARQMLGAEQEAWLLDGLGASRARWNVLAQQIAMMQLDFDAGPAQKLSMDLWDGYKAAKDRLLTGLVERRVSNPVVLTGDIHYNLAGDLRTDFDDPASPAVGVEFVCTSVSSGGNGNPNTGVPPGGSDPVNPHLRFSSYQRGYVSCEVTRGQWRSDFKVVPYVDRPGAPVSTRASLVTLDGVPGLQVL, encoded by the coding sequence ATGCCGCACCCTTCACGCCGGGGCTTCCTCGGCTTAGGCAGCGCCGCCTTCGCCCTCGCCTTCACGACCAACCTGGCCGACCCCTGGACCGCGCCCGCCGCGGCCGGCACCGACTACCCCTTCCGGCTCGGCGTCGCCTCCGGTGACCCGCTGCACGACCGCGTGATCCTGTGGACCCGCCTGGCTCCCCGGCCGCTGGAGCCGCTGGGCGGCCTGCCGTTCAACCGGATCCGGGTCGACTGGGAGATCGCCGAGGACGAGGGCTTCGCCCGCCGCGTCCGCTCCGGCTCGACCTGGGCCACGCCCGAGTACGGCCACTCGGTGCACGTGGACGCCAAGGGCCTGCGCCCCGGCCGCGAGTACTTCTACCGCTTCCGCTCCGGCGGCGAGCTGAGCCCCGTCGGCCGCACCAAGACGGCGCCGGCGCCGCGCAGCAGCCCCGAGGCGCTGCGCCTGGCGTTCGCGTCGTGCGCCTCGTGGCAGGACGGCTACTACACCGCCTACCGCCACCTCGCCGAGGAGACGCCCGACGTGGTCTTCCACCTCGGCGACTACATCTACGAGTACGGCATCGTGCCGATGGGCGGCAACCGCAACACCCCGGTGCCCGAGCAGTTCCGGGTGCAGTGCGACACGCTCGACCGCTACCGCGTCCAGTACGGCCTCTACAAGAGCGACCCCGACCTCCAGGCCGCCCACCACAGCGCGCCGTGGATCGTCACCTGGGACGACCACGAGGTGCTCGACAACTGGGCCGGCCGCTTCGGCCCCGGCGGCGAGGTCACCGAGCAGGACTACCTGGTGATCCGCGCCAACGCCTTCCGCGCCTTCTGGGAGAACATGCCGGTCCGCGTCCCGTCCATCGAGGGCCCGGACGCGCGCATCTACCGCAGGTTCACCTTCGGCGACCTGGCCGAGTTCAGCGTGCTGGACACCCGGCAGTTCCGCGACGACCAGGTGTGCGGCGACGGCCAGCAGGTGGACTGCGCCGACCGGCTCGACCCGGCCCGCCAGATGCTCGGCGCCGAGCAGGAGGCGTGGCTGCTCGACGGCCTCGGCGCCTCCCGCGCCAGGTGGAACGTGCTGGCCCAGCAGATCGCCATGATGCAGCTCGACTTCGACGCCGGCCCCGCGCAGAAGCTCAGCATGGACCTGTGGGACGGCTACAAGGCCGCCAAGGACCGCCTGCTCACCGGCCTGGTCGAGCGCCGGGTCAGCAACCCGGTGGTGCTGACCGGCGACATCCACTACAACCTCGCCGGCGACCTGCGGACCGACTTCGACGACCCCGCCTCGCCCGCCGTCGGCGTCGAGTTCGTCTGCACCTCCGTCAGCAGCGGCGGCAACGGCAACCCGAACACGGGCGTGCCGCCCGGCGGCTCGGACCCGGTCAACCCGCACCTGCGCTTCTCCAGCTACCAGCGCGGCTACGTCTCCTGCGAGGTCACCCGCGGCCAGTGGCGCTCGGACTTCAAGGTCGTCCCGTACGTGGACCGCCCCGGCGCCCCCGTCTCCACCCGCGCCAGCCTGGTCACGCTCGACGGCGTGCCCGGCCTGCAGGTGCTCTAG
- a CDS encoding carbohydrate ABC transporter permease, whose amino-acid sequence MRRTFVLEIVMIVVAVAFLFPVYTLISLALKDPGQIARSPLAPPNPPTFDNFASAWSAAALGPSLVNSTVITAASLVALIALGSFAAYFLARVQTRLGYGLYVLFLLGIVLPFQLGMIPLYELVNDLGLIGTHAGMILFYTGIQLPFTVFLYTGFIRALPREYASAAQIDGASHLTAFTRVVFPLLRPITGTVLILNAVFIWNDFFTPLVYLGGSGYETVPVSVFAYVGQYVSQHGLVFAGLVLGALPIVLVFLALQRYVIKGFASGLKG is encoded by the coding sequence GTGAGAAGGACGTTCGTGCTGGAGATCGTCATGATCGTGGTGGCGGTGGCGTTCCTGTTCCCCGTCTACACGCTGATCTCGCTCGCACTCAAGGACCCCGGTCAGATCGCCCGCTCGCCGCTGGCCCCGCCGAACCCGCCCACCTTCGACAACTTCGCCAGCGCCTGGTCGGCGGCGGCGCTCGGCCCGTCGCTGGTCAACAGCACCGTGATCACCGCGGCCAGCCTGGTCGCGCTCATCGCGCTCGGCTCGTTCGCCGCCTACTTCCTGGCCCGGGTCCAGACCCGCCTGGGCTACGGGCTGTACGTGCTGTTCCTGCTCGGCATCGTGCTGCCCTTCCAGCTCGGCATGATCCCGCTGTACGAGCTGGTCAACGACCTGGGCCTGATCGGCACGCACGCCGGCATGATCCTCTTCTACACCGGCATCCAGCTCCCGTTCACCGTCTTCCTCTACACCGGCTTCATCCGGGCGCTGCCCCGCGAGTACGCCAGCGCCGCCCAGATCGACGGCGCCTCGCACCTGACGGCGTTCACCCGCGTGGTCTTCCCCCTGCTGCGGCCCATCACCGGCACCGTGCTCATCCTCAACGCCGTCTTCATCTGGAACGACTTCTTCACCCCGCTGGTCTACCTCGGCGGGTCCGGCTACGAGACCGTCCCGGTCAGCGTGTTCGCCTACGTCGGCCAGTACGTCTCCCAGCACGGCCTCGTCTTCGCCGGGCTGGTGCTCGGCGCGCTGCCCATCGTGCTGGTCTTCCTGGCGCTGCAGCGTTACGTCATCAAGGGCTTCGCGAGCGGACTCAAGGGATGA
- a CDS encoding carbohydrate ABC transporter permease, producing the protein MTPVTAGRARPAHVRRRRRFSAAAPSWLFAAPALAVYALIVLYPAVAGVIYAFTDWSGIGRDMSFVGLANFRTLLGDEQAMGSIGNTLLLTVAIVVVQNGVGLLLALGVHVKLKSRALLRVVFFAPVVVSPVMVAFLWKYIYNPDPTAGLNGLLGLEVDWLGDPSIALWSIAGMVVWQNAGYSMVIFLAGLEGVPRELHEAAMIDGAGTWQRFRYVTWPLLAPALTINLMLSTIGGLKLFDQVFAATNGGPGYATETLSTVLYKQAFVFGKFGYSTAVALVLALFVAAVSLIQVYYLRSREVTA; encoded by the coding sequence GTGACTCCCGTAACCGCGGGCCGCGCCCGCCCCGCGCACGTCCGGCGGCGGCGACGCTTCTCCGCGGCCGCCCCCTCCTGGCTGTTCGCCGCGCCCGCCCTGGCCGTGTACGCGCTGATCGTGCTGTACCCGGCCGTGGCGGGGGTGATCTACGCGTTCACCGACTGGAGTGGCATCGGCCGCGACATGTCGTTCGTCGGCCTGGCCAACTTCCGCACCCTGCTCGGCGACGAGCAGGCCATGGGCTCCATCGGCAACACCCTGCTGCTCACCGTGGCCATCGTGGTCGTGCAGAACGGCGTCGGGCTGCTGCTCGCGCTCGGCGTGCACGTCAAGCTCAAGAGCCGGGCCCTGCTGCGGGTCGTCTTCTTCGCTCCCGTGGTCGTCAGCCCCGTCATGGTGGCCTTCCTGTGGAAGTACATCTACAACCCCGACCCGACGGCCGGCCTCAACGGGCTGCTCGGCCTGGAGGTGGACTGGCTCGGCGACCCGTCGATCGCGCTGTGGTCGATCGCCGGCATGGTCGTGTGGCAGAACGCCGGCTACTCCATGGTCATCTTCCTGGCCGGGCTCGAAGGCGTGCCGCGCGAGCTGCACGAGGCCGCCATGATCGACGGTGCGGGCACCTGGCAGCGCTTCCGCTACGTCACCTGGCCGCTGCTGGCCCCCGCGCTGACGATCAACCTGATGCTCTCCACGATCGGCGGGCTGAAGCTGTTCGACCAGGTCTTCGCCGCCACCAACGGCGGCCCGGGCTACGCCACCGAGACGCTGTCCACCGTGCTCTACAAGCAGGCGTTCGTCTTCGGCAAGTTCGGCTACAGCACCGCCGTCGCCCTGGTGCTCGCCCTGTTCGTGGCCGCGGTGTCCCTCATCCAGGTCTACTACCTGCGCAGCCGGGAGGTGACGGCGTGA
- a CDS encoding extracellular solute-binding protein, which translates to MTDLLHHARVSRGQFLRMMGGLAAATLATTACSTRPETTATTGGGGATTELKFIGVADQKTPMDELVAAYAKATPTVRVTASYAPTDQVQTSLRTQLGAGNAPDLHVVYPGNGSAMSMTQIAQAGLLADLSAQAWTQTIPAGFKPAFQLDGKTYLYSAGSSVIGAVYNKKVFQQAGIDAPPTTWSEFLAVCDKLKKAGVTPIALGAQTPWVTQLITYALVPSTVYAKDPTFDDKQLAGQASFADSGWRQAMEMYLELQKRGFFNDKPNGTTFEQQTSMVATGKAAMAVQVSAVLPDFRKAASSPDGLSMFPLPGADDANQVWIPAGVVVGLGASAKGRNAEQAKAFIDFLGRQENINAWAKAIAAIPLTQDAGSTIDPAVQSFLPFTKDRAVPFMDQRWPNAEVQPVHFAVVQELLAGDSTIDEALKKMDEAYRK; encoded by the coding sequence ATGACCGACCTGCTGCACCACGCCAGGGTCAGCCGCGGCCAGTTCCTGCGCATGATGGGCGGTCTGGCCGCGGCCACCCTCGCCACCACGGCCTGCTCGACCAGGCCGGAGACCACCGCCACCACCGGTGGCGGCGGGGCCACGACCGAGCTCAAGTTCATCGGCGTGGCCGACCAGAAGACGCCCATGGACGAGCTGGTCGCCGCCTACGCCAAGGCCACGCCCACCGTCCGCGTCACCGCGTCCTACGCGCCCACCGACCAGGTGCAGACCTCCCTGCGCACCCAGCTCGGCGCCGGCAACGCGCCCGACCTGCACGTCGTCTACCCGGGCAACGGCAGCGCGATGTCGATGACCCAGATCGCCCAGGCCGGGCTGCTGGCCGACCTGTCGGCGCAGGCGTGGACGCAGACCATCCCCGCCGGGTTCAAGCCCGCCTTCCAGCTCGACGGCAAGACCTACCTGTACTCGGCCGGCTCCTCCGTGATCGGCGCCGTCTACAACAAGAAGGTCTTCCAGCAGGCCGGGATCGACGCGCCGCCCACCACGTGGAGCGAGTTCCTGGCCGTGTGCGACAAGCTGAAGAAGGCCGGGGTGACGCCCATCGCGCTGGGCGCCCAGACGCCGTGGGTCACCCAGCTCATCACGTACGCGCTGGTGCCCTCCACCGTCTACGCCAAGGATCCGACCTTCGACGACAAGCAGCTCGCCGGCCAGGCCAGCTTCGCCGACTCCGGCTGGCGCCAGGCCATGGAGATGTACCTGGAGCTGCAGAAACGCGGCTTCTTCAACGACAAGCCGAACGGCACCACGTTCGAGCAGCAGACCTCCATGGTGGCCACCGGCAAGGCGGCCATGGCCGTCCAGGTCTCCGCCGTCCTGCCCGACTTCCGCAAGGCCGCCTCCTCGCCCGACGGCCTGTCGATGTTCCCCCTGCCGGGGGCCGACGACGCGAACCAGGTGTGGATCCCGGCCGGTGTCGTCGTCGGGCTCGGCGCCTCGGCCAAGGGCCGCAACGCCGAGCAGGCCAAGGCGTTCATCGACTTCCTCGGCCGCCAGGAGAACATCAACGCCTGGGCCAAGGCCATCGCCGCCATCCCGCTCACCCAGGACGCCGGCTCCACCATCGACCCGGCCGTCCAGTCGTTCCTGCCCTTCACCAAGGACCGCGCCGTGCCGTTCATGGACCAGCGCTGGCCGAACGCCGAGGTCCAGCCCGTGCACTTCGCGGTCGTCCAGGAGCTGCTGGCCGGCGACTCCACGATCGACGAGGCGCTGAAGAAGATGGACGAGGCCTACCGCAAGTGA
- a CDS encoding ABC transporter permease: MSSSSSSMIAVTPLLLVIVLLLTALGGAVAWLGRLGHGRAVVTACLRAALQLGVVSLVITWVVAYSLTVAGFILLMYGVAALTAGRRITAGGPGWWWAGLPIAAGTAPVLAILTGSGVASMSGIVVIPIAGILLGGCLTATALAGRRAVEELARRRGEVEAALALGFLPRDAAMEICRPSAAGALVPALDQTRTVGLVTLPGAFVGVLLGGASPIQAGIVQLVVLVALLAAEAIATVVTVELVARGRFDPAAEQP, encoded by the coding sequence GTGTCTTCGTCGTCCTCGTCCATGATCGCCGTCACGCCGCTGCTGCTCGTGATCGTCCTCCTGCTGACCGCGCTGGGCGGCGCGGTGGCGTGGCTGGGGCGGCTGGGGCACGGCCGCGCCGTCGTGACAGCGTGCCTGCGGGCCGCGCTGCAGCTCGGTGTCGTGTCCCTGGTGATCACCTGGGTCGTCGCGTACTCCCTGACGGTGGCGGGCTTCATCCTGCTCATGTACGGCGTCGCCGCCCTCACCGCCGGGCGGCGCATCACCGCGGGCGGGCCGGGATGGTGGTGGGCGGGGCTGCCGATCGCCGCCGGGACCGCCCCGGTGCTGGCGATCCTGACGGGCAGCGGCGTGGCGTCCATGTCCGGGATCGTGGTCATCCCGATCGCGGGGATCCTGCTGGGTGGCTGCCTGACCGCCACCGCGCTGGCCGGGCGGCGCGCCGTGGAGGAGCTGGCGCGGCGCAGGGGAGAGGTGGAGGCGGCGCTGGCGCTGGGGTTCCTGCCACGGGACGCGGCCATGGAGATCTGCCGCCCGTCCGCCGCCGGGGCGCTGGTGCCGGCTCTGGACCAGACGAGGACCGTGGGGCTGGTCACGCTGCCGGGGGCGTTCGTGGGCGTGCTGCTCGGCGGGGCGAGCCCGATCCAGGCGGGCATCGTCCAGCTCGTGGTGCTGGTGGCGCTGCTGGCCGCCGAGGCCATCGCGACCGTGGTCACGGTCGAGCTCGTCGCCCGCGGCCGCTTCGACCCGGCGGCCGAGCAGCCCTGA
- a CDS encoding discoidin domain-containing protein: MRVLAAALAAATALTTTAAAYDPEPAPPATSVKVQPGVSKGTGRLTPVAGADKLVAPLGVDPACPAKIKIGMRSDARKAAYATMNVELDPPLTASRSMLTSYLPPGYQVGANLLVAVPPGTQQGSYGLRLRTPDRTLEVPVEVVPVDGLDNGGNLALRRPVTASSQHVNANYPPCSVADGDRSSNGWAGGNGWNDATARAWPDTLTIALGAARQISRVDLYTLDTERYPASRYGVRDWDVQAQVAGQWQTVAQVRGNTAGTARSDFAPVTADAVRIVALASNGANDYTRVIEVEVR, from the coding sequence ATGCGTGTACTGGCCGCCGCCCTGGCCGCCGCCACCGCCCTGACCACCACGGCCGCCGCCTACGACCCCGAGCCGGCCCCGCCGGCCACGTCCGTCAAGGTGCAGCCGGGCGTCTCCAAGGGCACCGGCAGGCTCACCCCCGTCGCCGGCGCGGACAAGCTGGTGGCGCCGCTCGGCGTGGACCCGGCCTGCCCCGCCAAGATCAAGATCGGGATGCGCAGTGACGCCCGCAAGGCCGCGTACGCCACGATGAACGTGGAGCTGGACCCGCCGCTGACGGCCTCCCGCTCGATGCTGACCAGCTACCTGCCGCCCGGCTACCAGGTCGGCGCGAACCTGCTGGTCGCCGTCCCGCCCGGCACCCAGCAGGGCTCGTACGGACTGCGCCTGCGCACCCCGGACCGCACCCTGGAGGTGCCTGTAGAGGTGGTGCCCGTGGACGGGCTCGACAACGGCGGCAACCTCGCGCTGCGCCGCCCCGTCACCGCCTCCTCCCAGCACGTCAACGCCAACTACCCGCCGTGCAGCGTCGCCGACGGCGACCGCTCCTCCAACGGCTGGGCCGGCGGCAACGGCTGGAACGACGCCACCGCCAGGGCCTGGCCCGACACGCTGACCATCGCGCTAGGCGCCGCCCGGCAGATCTCGCGCGTGGACCTCTACACCCTCGACACCGAGCGCTACCCCGCCTCCCGGTACGGCGTGCGCGACTGGGACGTGCAGGCGCAGGTCGCCGGGCAGTGGCAGACGGTCGCGCAGGTCCGCGGCAACACCGCCGGCACGGCCCGCTCGGACTTCGCCCCGGTCACCGCGGACGCCGTCCGCATCGTCGCGCTGGCCTCGAACGGCGCGAACGACTACACGCGCGTCATCGAGGTCGAAGTGCGCTGA
- a CDS encoding L-fucose/L-arabinose isomerase family protein, translated as MNTFPHIAPPRVKVGLVAGGLGAYWPQFPDLLPQLQRSAERVSERMRGFDAEIVDVGFISDAREGDEAAEKLRAAGCDLIVGFLTTYMTATMLVPIAQRSGAPVLLINLQPTESMDHATFDTGQWLAYCGACPLPEMANAFTRCGIPFRSVSGYLEDERAWERIGRWIRAAGVRAALRHGRHGLMGHLYPGMLDVATDLTLVSANFGGHVEVLEFDDLRVRTEKVTDAETGERVKLAREVFELADSVNEEDLAWAARVSVGLDRLVEDFGLDSLAYYHRGLDGEIHERLGAGMILGASLLTARGIPAAGEYELRTSLAMLIMDRLGGGGSFTELQALDFARGHVEMGHDGPAHLAISSHRPLLRGLGVYHGKRGWGVSVEFDVTRGPVTAFGLRQARDGSFGFVVSEGEVVAGPLLQIGNTTSRVDFGCDPGEWTDAWSASGISHHWALGTGHRLADLRAVADLLGVEVTHVQP; from the coding sequence GTGAACACCTTCCCCCACATCGCCCCGCCCCGCGTCAAGGTGGGCCTGGTCGCCGGTGGGCTGGGCGCCTACTGGCCGCAGTTCCCCGACCTGCTGCCCCAGCTCCAGCGGTCGGCGGAACGGGTGTCGGAGCGTATGCGCGGCTTCGACGCGGAGATCGTGGACGTCGGCTTCATCTCCGACGCCCGCGAGGGGGACGAGGCGGCCGAGAAGCTGCGGGCCGCCGGCTGTGACCTGATCGTCGGGTTCCTGACGACGTACATGACGGCCACCATGCTCGTCCCGATCGCGCAGCGCAGCGGCGCGCCGGTGCTGCTGATCAACCTGCAGCCCACCGAGTCGATGGACCACGCCACCTTCGACACCGGGCAGTGGCTGGCCTACTGCGGCGCCTGCCCGCTGCCGGAGATGGCCAACGCCTTCACCCGCTGCGGCATCCCGTTCCGCTCGGTGTCCGGCTACCTGGAGGACGAGCGGGCGTGGGAGCGCATCGGCCGCTGGATCAGGGCGGCGGGCGTGCGCGCGGCGCTGCGCCACGGGCGCCACGGCCTGATGGGCCATCTCTACCCGGGCATGCTGGACGTGGCCACCGACCTGACGCTGGTCAGCGCCAACTTCGGCGGTCACGTGGAGGTGCTGGAGTTCGACGACCTGCGCGTGCGTACGGAGAAGGTCACCGACGCCGAGACCGGGGAGCGGGTGAAGCTGGCGCGGGAGGTGTTCGAGCTGGCCGACTCGGTCAACGAGGAGGACCTCGCCTGGGCGGCCCGCGTCTCGGTGGGCCTGGACCGGCTGGTCGAGGACTTCGGGCTGGACAGCCTGGCCTACTACCACCGCGGCCTGGACGGCGAGATCCACGAGCGGCTCGGCGCGGGCATGATCCTGGGCGCGTCCCTGCTCACGGCCCGGGGCATCCCGGCCGCCGGCGAGTACGAGCTGCGCACCTCGCTGGCCATGCTCATCATGGACCGGCTGGGCGGCGGCGGCTCGTTCACCGAGTTGCAGGCGCTCGACTTCGCCCGCGGCCACGTCGAGATGGGTCACGACGGCCCCGCCCACCTGGCCATCAGCTCCCACCGGCCGCTGCTGCGCGGGCTGGGCGTCTACCACGGCAAGCGCGGGTGGGGCGTGTCGGTGGAGTTCGACGTGACGCGCGGCCCGGTGACCGCGTTCGGGCTGCGGCAGGCCAGGGACGGCAGCTTCGGCTTCGTCGTGTCAGAAGGCGAGGTCGTGGCGGGGCCGCTGCTGCAGATCGGCAACACGACGTCCCGGGTGGACTTCGGCTGCGACCCCGGCGAGTGGACGGACGCGTGGAGCGCCAGCGGCATCTCCCACCACTGGGCCCTGGGCACCGG
- a CDS encoding DeoR/GlpR family DNA-binding transcription regulator, with product MNSRQHTSSRSTRWQGMAEHIVRQGSASVTELAESFGVSLMTVHRDLDELERQGMVRKVRGGATAQASNVWESNIAYRLKAHTAEKDAIARVVAGLIEPGSSVMLDDSTTALAVARHLGELAPLTVVTNFLEAIRLLAAERDIRLIALGGEYHATHDSFLGLGCVDAVEAVNTDLAVVSTSAVSDQYAYHQEQEIVLVKRAMLRSASRRVLAVDGSKLARVALHRVAPLDDFDVVVVDANAPAELLQRLRDHHGDVRVAEM from the coding sequence GTGAATTCGCGTCAGCACACCTCCAGCAGGTCCACGCGATGGCAGGGCATGGCCGAGCACATCGTGCGCCAGGGCTCCGCCTCCGTGACCGAGCTCGCCGAGAGCTTCGGCGTGAGCCTGATGACCGTCCACCGCGACCTCGACGAGCTCGAGCGCCAGGGCATGGTGCGCAAGGTCAGGGGCGGGGCGACCGCCCAGGCCAGCAACGTGTGGGAGAGCAACATCGCCTACCGGCTCAAGGCCCACACGGCGGAGAAGGACGCCATCGCCAGGGTCGTGGCCGGGCTGATCGAGCCGGGCAGCTCGGTGATGCTCGACGACTCCACGACGGCCCTGGCCGTGGCCCGTCACCTGGGCGAGCTGGCGCCGCTGACCGTGGTGACGAACTTCCTGGAGGCGATCAGGCTGCTGGCCGCCGAACGCGACATCAGACTCATCGCGCTGGGCGGTGAATATCACGCCACCCATGACTCGTTCCTCGGGCTGGGCTGCGTGGACGCGGTGGAGGCGGTGAACACCGACCTGGCCGTGGTGTCCACCTCGGCGGTCTCCGACCAGTACGCCTACCACCAGGAGCAGGAGATCGTGCTGGTCAAGCGGGCGATGCTGCGCTCGGCGTCGCGCCGTGTGCTGGCCGTCGACGGCTCCAAGCTGGCCCGCGTGGCGCTGCACCGGGTGGCGCCGCTGGACGACTTCGACGTGGTGGTGGTGGACGCGAACGCGCCGGCGGAGCTGCTCCAGCGGCTCCGCGACCACCACGGGGACGTTCGCGTGGCGGAGATGTAA